A window of Sphingobacterium sp. SRCM116780 contains these coding sequences:
- a CDS encoding NADP-dependent glyceraldehyde-3-phosphate dehydrogenase — translation MNLDLESIFYEENNIPHEFTLQEQVDQREFLSNGDMIPWEGQINEVFSPICVKTKDGLQRKRIGSFPVCTEKESMAALDAAVKAFDNGRGEWPTMSVADRITCVENFTKKMIEKKDIVVKLIMWEIGKSFTDSIKEFDRTVEYIYATIDALKDIDRQSSRFEIEQGIIAQIRRSPLGVVLCMGPFNYPLNETFTTLIPALIMGNTLLFKPPKHGTLLHYPLLEAFRTSFPKGVVNTIYGRGNTIVPSLMQSGKINVLTLIGSSKVADELKKLHPKVNRLRAILGLDAKNAAIITKDADLNLAVSETVLGSLSFNGQRCTAIKIVYVHRSIAQEFLKRLSAEVEKLQYGMPWEKGVSLTPLPELNKPAYLTECIEDAIANGAKIINPNGGQVKESFVYPAIMYPVNANMKLYREEQFGPVIPVVPFDDLEEPIEYLIDSSHGQQVSIFSNNAAVISSLIDPLVNQVSRVNINCQCQRGPDIFPFTGRKDSAEGTLSVVDALRAFSIRSLVAAKFTDDNKNILNEIVSNNSSNFLSTKYIF, via the coding sequence ATGAACTTAGATTTAGAAAGCATTTTCTATGAGGAAAATAACATTCCTCATGAATTTACGCTTCAAGAGCAAGTCGACCAACGTGAGTTCCTTTCAAACGGAGATATGATCCCTTGGGAAGGTCAAATCAATGAAGTCTTTTCACCCATATGTGTCAAGACCAAGGATGGTCTTCAACGAAAACGTATCGGTAGCTTCCCTGTGTGTACTGAAAAGGAGTCAATGGCTGCACTTGATGCTGCTGTTAAAGCCTTTGATAATGGTCGCGGTGAATGGCCAACAATGAGTGTTGCAGATCGCATTACCTGTGTAGAAAATTTCACAAAAAAGATGATCGAGAAAAAAGACATTGTTGTCAAATTGATCATGTGGGAAATTGGAAAATCTTTTACCGATTCGATTAAAGAATTTGATCGTACAGTAGAATACATTTATGCAACTATTGATGCTTTAAAAGATATTGACAGACAATCTTCACGATTTGAGATAGAGCAAGGTATTATCGCGCAAATTAGACGATCCCCACTAGGAGTAGTGCTTTGTATGGGCCCCTTTAATTATCCCTTGAATGAAACCTTTACCACGCTTATTCCTGCGTTGATCATGGGAAATACGCTTTTATTTAAACCACCTAAGCATGGAACTTTATTGCACTACCCGTTATTAGAAGCATTCAGAACAAGCTTTCCTAAAGGAGTTGTGAATACGATCTATGGTAGAGGTAATACTATTGTTCCTAGTTTGATGCAATCTGGAAAAATTAATGTGTTGACATTAATTGGATCCAGTAAAGTAGCCGATGAATTAAAAAAATTACATCCAAAAGTAAACCGTCTACGTGCTATTTTAGGATTGGATGCTAAGAATGCGGCGATTATTACCAAAGATGCAGATCTTAATTTAGCCGTATCAGAAACTGTTTTAGGATCACTTTCATTCAATGGTCAACGTTGTACTGCAATCAAGATTGTATATGTACATCGCAGTATTGCGCAAGAATTCTTAAAACGTTTATCAGCTGAAGTAGAAAAACTACAGTATGGTATGCCTTGGGAAAAAGGAGTTTCTTTAACACCTTTACCTGAATTGAACAAACCAGCATATCTAACAGAATGTATTGAAGATGCTATTGCAAATGGAGCAAAAATTATCAATCCAAATGGTGGACAGGTAAAAGAATCATTTGTGTATCCTGCGATTATGTATCCTGTGAATGCCAATATGAAACTTTACCGAGAAGAACAGTTTGGACCAGTAATCCCAGTTGTTCCTTTTGATGATCTGGAGGAACCAATTGAATACCTCATCGATTCATCACATGGTCAGCAAGTAAGTATTTTTAGTAATAATGCCGCGGTGATATCTTCTTTAATTGATCCATTGGTTAATCAAGTAAGTCGTGTCAATATAAATTGTCAATGCCAAAGAGGACCAGATATCTTTCCTTTTACAGGTAGAAAAGATAGTGCTGAGGGAACCTTATCTGTTGTCGATGCCTTACGCGCATTCTCAATTCGTTCACTTGTTGCGGCAAAATTTACGGATGACAATAAAAACATTCTTAATGAAATTGTTAGTAATAACAGCTCCAATTTCTTAAGTACCAAATACATTTTCTAA
- a CDS encoding TIGR00730 family Rossman fold protein — translation MKSVSVFCASSPGFDPIWMKEAYRVGQVLATQKIKLVYGGGQVGLMGAIADAVMENEGEVVGVIPHFLNKKEIAHHGITSLITVENMHERKMLMNDLCEGIIALPGGFGTMEELFEMITWGQLGLHKKPVGILNTNGFYDHLIAFIDNMVQSGLLKQKNQEMLLVDTNIESLLDKMINYDPPTVEKWMSSEGT, via the coding sequence ATGAAAAGTGTATCTGTATTTTGTGCTTCAAGTCCTGGTTTTGACCCTATTTGGATGAAGGAAGCGTATCGGGTCGGTCAAGTTTTGGCGACTCAGAAAATTAAATTGGTATATGGTGGCGGACAGGTAGGTTTGATGGGGGCTATTGCAGACGCAGTTATGGAAAATGAAGGTGAAGTTGTTGGCGTGATTCCTCATTTCTTGAACAAAAAAGAAATCGCTCATCATGGCATTACATCGTTAATCACGGTAGAAAATATGCATGAGCGTAAAATGTTGATGAATGATCTTTGTGAGGGAATCATTGCTTTACCGGGAGGTTTCGGTACAATGGAAGAGTTGTTTGAAATGATTACTTGGGGACAATTAGGATTACATAAGAAACCAGTAGGGATATTGAATACAAATGGGTTTTATGATCACTTAATTGCTTTTATTGATAATATGGTCCAATCGGGTTTATTAAAACAAAAAAATCAAGAGATGTTATTGGTTGATACCAATATTGAATCTTTATTAGATAAAATGATCAATTATGATCCACCTACTGTTGAAAAGTGGATGAGTAGTGAAGGGACTTAA
- a CDS encoding TonB-dependent receptor domain-containing protein, producing the protein MKIKLLLTVFLALITQLLWAAIGVTGKVVNEKNEAISAATAYLISSNNNIVLKTAVTDEQGLYAFNNVAPGSYYVEARMIGYDSKKSATFTYSDVLYKAADLQLIPSSKTLSEVTVEGRKPLVENKQGKLILNVENSSLSAGNNGLDIVQRAPGVSLDNDNNLQLMGQSGVTVTIDGRQTYMTGEQLTTLLKTTDGSQIKSVEVTKSRNAKDDAEGSVGTINIVMKKNRMEGFNGNFSATAGFGKKFKGNSALSLNYKKENTTYFGSYSYNDEGQLNEISIKRIISNNGKETAFDQSTNMDIKDRTHTYKIGVEQRTSDRNIMTLQFNGSNNVELNDNESQSLIGPNLTELDSTLVSMTNFKEKFNRYSLNFNNEFKIDSSGKKLVLDLDWSKFKNSKQANYDNRLFDNHNELIRDPELLRSQMPIGIDIYVAKLDYSQPLSKTSNLETGLKYSNVKSDNDLLFEEQIDNIWTNIVNRSNHFVYKEQISAGYIDYANELGKWGIKAGLRGEYTQSDGHSITENKQVKRDYFDLFPSANLSFNAHENHIFSLGYARKITRPNYRQLNPFDYFIDKYTSEKGNPYLNPQYSNELNLNYTLYKKYNISLGYNRQTDAIVESMGQDSVKNTTWVTRENLGKNNSAFLNLSIPVQVAKFWSTYNNITAVYMNFDGTISGEHIDNNSFLLQVNSMSTFKISPSVSAEMNLRYFSPFTYNIYKLESRWDAQVGLTKNFKDKRSSLKLAVSDVFNTGNNNLSTMFSIFNTKIRQDQDRRVFRLTYSYKFGNLKNVINKKNTDNEEKQRAQ; encoded by the coding sequence ATGAAAATAAAATTATTACTAACAGTCTTTTTAGCATTAATTACCCAGTTGTTATGGGCAGCTATTGGAGTCACTGGAAAAGTTGTGAATGAAAAAAATGAGGCGATATCTGCTGCAACTGCTTATCTGATTAGTAGTAACAATAATATTGTCTTAAAAACAGCTGTTACAGATGAACAAGGGTTATATGCTTTTAATAATGTTGCACCTGGATCTTACTATGTTGAAGCACGAATGATTGGTTATGATTCGAAGAAATCAGCAACCTTTACATATAGCGATGTACTTTATAAAGCCGCGGATTTACAATTGATTCCAAGTTCGAAGACCTTGTCAGAAGTAACGGTAGAAGGAAGAAAACCGCTTGTCGAAAATAAACAAGGAAAGTTAATCTTAAATGTTGAAAATTCTTCTCTTTCAGCAGGAAATAATGGATTGGACATTGTTCAGCGTGCACCTGGAGTTAGCTTAGATAATGATAACAACCTGCAATTAATGGGGCAATCTGGTGTGACAGTTACCATTGATGGCCGTCAGACGTATATGACGGGTGAACAATTGACCACCTTATTGAAAACTACGGATGGCAGTCAGATTAAGTCTGTTGAAGTAACGAAATCTCGCAATGCAAAGGATGATGCAGAAGGTAGTGTGGGGACGATTAACATCGTGATGAAGAAGAATAGAATGGAAGGATTTAATGGTAATTTTTCTGCTACCGCTGGTTTTGGTAAAAAGTTTAAGGGAAATTCTGCTTTATCGCTTAACTATAAAAAGGAAAATACAACTTATTTTGGATCTTATTCTTATAATGATGAGGGACAATTGAACGAAATCTCGATCAAAAGAATCATTTCAAACAATGGTAAAGAAACGGCATTTGACCAAAGTACGAACATGGATATTAAGGATCGAACACATACCTATAAAATTGGTGTAGAACAAAGAACTTCCGATCGTAATATCATGACTTTGCAATTTAATGGTAGTAATAATGTTGAGCTCAATGATAATGAGAGTCAGTCTTTAATTGGGCCAAACCTTACAGAGCTGGATTCAACATTGGTATCCATGACAAACTTTAAGGAGAAATTTAATCGTTATTCCCTGAATTTTAATAATGAATTTAAAATAGATTCATCAGGTAAGAAACTTGTTTTGGATTTAGATTGGAGTAAATTTAAGAATAGCAAACAAGCAAATTATGATAATAGACTATTTGACAATCATAACGAATTAATAAGAGATCCAGAGTTGTTGCGGAGCCAGATGCCAATAGGGATTGATATCTATGTTGCTAAATTAGATTACAGTCAACCCTTAAGTAAGACTTCAAATCTAGAGACAGGCTTAAAATATTCAAATGTAAAATCAGATAACGATTTGCTGTTTGAAGAGCAGATCGATAATATCTGGACAAATATTGTGAATAGATCTAATCATTTCGTTTACAAAGAACAAATTTCTGCAGGTTATATCGACTATGCAAATGAACTAGGAAAATGGGGTATTAAAGCTGGATTAAGAGGAGAATACACGCAGTCTGATGGACATTCTATTACAGAAAACAAACAAGTAAAGCGAGATTATTTTGATTTATTTCCTTCTGCAAATTTGAGTTTTAATGCCCATGAGAATCATATTTTCTCTTTAGGTTATGCACGGAAAATAACCAGACCAAATTATCGTCAACTGAATCCATTTGATTATTTTATTGATAAGTATACTTCTGAAAAAGGAAACCCTTATTTAAACCCGCAATATTCTAATGAGCTAAATCTGAATTATACCTTATATAAAAAGTATAATATTTCCTTAGGATACAATAGACAGACAGATGCTATTGTCGAAAGTATGGGGCAAGACTCTGTTAAAAATACGACATGGGTGACACGTGAGAATCTTGGAAAGAATAATTCTGCATTTTTGAACTTGAGTATTCCGGTGCAAGTAGCGAAATTCTGGTCTACTTATAATAATATAACGGCTGTCTATATGAATTTTGATGGAACAATTTCAGGAGAGCACATCGATAACAACAGTTTTTTGTTGCAGGTAAATTCAATGAGTACATTTAAAATATCTCCTTCCGTATCTGCTGAGATGAATCTTCGCTATTTTTCTCCTTTTACCTACAATATCTATAAGCTAGAAAGTCGTTGGGATGCACAAGTTGGTTTGACAAAAAACTTCAAGGATAAGAGAAGTTCACTTAAACTAGCTGTATCTGATGTTTTCAATACGGGTAATAATAATTTATCAACTATGTTTTCGATCTTCAATACTAAAATTAGACAAGATCAAGATCGTCGAGTTTTTCGCCTGACTTATTCTTATAAGTTTGGAAACTTAAAAAATGTGATTAATAAAAAGAATACGGACAACGAAGAAAAGCAACGTGCGCAATAA